The Microcoleus sp. FACHB-68 genome includes a region encoding these proteins:
- a CDS encoding DUF928 domain-containing protein, with protein sequence MNQLNSIQFTLLKTFLVLLSLPALPLQAAIPQPHPSVTAIKRNVLATSVGDIVDEIRPKRRGKGSRGNEGEICVFAPIKLVNFDANQEESQETPKIWTDRPLFLWQGGTPKQIELFVEGSTESLWSRDIPEEATGLLYDGEPLQPGQTYEWRLTAPFPIKQPAFQIMEPQKRDRISAELTQLQEQLQGASEETIALEKANYFAKQELWADALQELYSVSNPSPALTAAIKQIQSQNFCPKNEPNDSAS encoded by the coding sequence ATGAATCAATTGAATTCGATCCAATTTACTCTTTTAAAAACCTTCCTTGTTTTGCTAAGTTTGCCGGCTTTACCGCTTCAAGCTGCTATTCCACAACCTCACCCATCCGTCACAGCAATCAAAAGAAATGTTTTGGCTACATCAGTAGGAGACATTGTGGACGAAATCCGACCAAAAAGAAGGGGCAAAGGTTCACGGGGAAATGAGGGAGAAATTTGTGTGTTTGCTCCTATAAAATTAGTTAATTTTGATGCTAATCAGGAGGAAAGTCAAGAAACTCCAAAGATTTGGACTGATCGTCCCCTGTTTCTCTGGCAAGGAGGAACACCAAAACAAATTGAGCTATTTGTTGAGGGAAGTACCGAGTCATTGTGGAGTCGCGACATTCCAGAAGAAGCCACCGGCCTTCTTTATGATGGGGAACCGTTGCAACCCGGACAAACCTATGAATGGCGATTAACTGCTCCGTTTCCCATTAAACAGCCGGCATTTCAAATCATGGAACCGCAAAAGCGCGATCGCATCTCAGCCGAGTTAACCCAACTCCAAGAGCAACTTCAAGGTGCCTCAGAGGAAACCATTGCCTTAGAGAAAGCTAACTACTTTGCAAAGCAAGAACTTTGGGCAGATGCACTACAGGAACTCTATTCAGTCTCCAATCCTTCGCCGGCACTAACCGCAGCGATCAAGCAAATTCAATCTCAGAACTTCTGTCCAAAAAATGAGCCAAATGACTCTGCATCTTGA
- a CDS encoding CHASE2 domain-containing protein, whose protein sequence is MDKTVFKIRVRQAGTICDFELSWGKGKIISVTLNYPSSLMRSYEKWQNAYLNYYKRLRGRKVISGKGSSPIDWRQELVEAEAQLVEEFQGWLLSPELVSIRGEIAKATHKPAPHWVEIFLTCTPLELARLPWETWKIGTDLGASQRIRIARTPANILSETVRPIRRKARILAILGDDTGLNFEQDKEALRSLYNVAEIKIIGWKKNEENTEFNIHRIETEFFEANLLKNEIARAITDERGWDILFFAGHSNETALTGGELGIAPHTSISITEIEDSLKQAKKRGLQFAIFNSCSGINIAESLINLGLSQVAVMREPIHNQVAQEFLMQFLKSLAEYKDVHEALGDACQFLKKEEKRLSYPSAYLVPSLFLHPEAELFCIKPFGLFDSLKRWLPTPKEARWLAAIMFLSLLPPVQSLLLESRIWLQAVYRQVTWQVPATGNSPIQVIQIDEESLQANTYPSDQVYPLDYSYLAALLERLTQLEAQVIGIDYILDDKKQQNNHFKLKKTIENAVKQKTWFVFASGEGEYTRRSRVSREIASLNWSLEGDISSFNWYMELLPANVESNHIYPFAYLLALTYRLNQEPPPGMPAPSLKNQTLFHASLMNYLERKNLNNQSVKFLQQLRLHPLAEFSHNFLQLWFYPILDFSIPPTAAYQRVSACKLLGDCEGKGTVPETFKNQIVLIIPGGYKGAGLEGKNEDNYAIPLAIGFWRGWQEERFAGGEAHAYMLHHFLTKRLVIPIPDSWIILLLALFGKWTTLILQDRPQQRQQWLWKLRGATLIYFIASLQIYISAGILLPWFLPTILFWKYIKANQQEKAS, encoded by the coding sequence ATGGATAAAACAGTTTTTAAGATCAGGGTGAGGCAAGCCGGTACAATTTGCGACTTTGAGTTGTCTTGGGGTAAAGGGAAGATTATCTCTGTAACCCTGAATTATCCTTCCTCATTGATGAGAAGTTACGAAAAGTGGCAAAACGCCTACCTCAACTATTATAAGCGGCTGCGCGGGCGAAAAGTCATCAGCGGCAAGGGTTCTAGCCCTATTGATTGGCGTCAGGAACTGGTGGAAGCAGAAGCTCAGTTGGTGGAGGAATTTCAAGGTTGGTTGCTAAGTCCTGAATTGGTTAGCATTCGCGGTGAAATTGCTAAAGCAACGCATAAACCGGCACCTCACTGGGTTGAAATATTCCTAACTTGTACTCCCCTAGAATTGGCGCGGTTGCCGTGGGAAACTTGGAAAATTGGTACAGATTTGGGTGCGTCTCAAAGAATCCGTATTGCTCGCACTCCCGCCAATATTCTCAGCGAAACTGTCCGTCCGATTCGCCGTAAAGCCAGAATTTTAGCGATTTTAGGAGATGATACCGGCTTAAATTTTGAACAGGACAAAGAAGCACTGCGATCTCTCTATAATGTTGCAGAGATAAAGATTATTGGTTGGAAAAAGAATGAAGAGAACACTGAATTTAATATCCATCGTATAGAAACTGAATTTTTTGAGGCTAATTTACTCAAGAATGAAATAGCTCGTGCGATTACAGATGAGCGAGGTTGGGATATCTTATTTTTTGCCGGCCACAGTAATGAAACGGCCCTAACGGGTGGAGAATTAGGCATTGCACCTCACACCTCTATTTCGATAACTGAAATTGAAGACTCTCTCAAACAGGCGAAAAAACGAGGGCTTCAGTTTGCAATTTTTAACTCCTGTAGTGGCATTAATATTGCCGAATCCCTAATTAACTTAGGGTTAAGTCAAGTGGCTGTGATGCGAGAACCCATCCACAATCAGGTGGCGCAAGAATTTTTGATGCAGTTTCTCAAAAGCTTGGCTGAATACAAAGATGTTCATGAAGCTTTAGGAGATGCTTGTCAATTTTTAAAGAAAGAAGAAAAGCGTCTTTCTTATCCTTCCGCTTACCTCGTTCCCTCCCTATTCCTTCATCCAGAAGCCGAGCTATTTTGTATTAAACCTTTTGGTCTTTTTGATTCTCTAAAACGCTGGTTGCCAACGCCAAAAGAAGCCCGCTGGCTAGCTGCCATCATGTTTTTGAGTTTATTACCGCCTGTTCAAAGCTTACTATTAGAGTCGCGCATTTGGCTTCAGGCTGTCTATCGCCAAGTTACCTGGCAAGTGCCGGCAACAGGCAACTCTCCTATCCAAGTGATTCAAATCGATGAGGAATCGCTTCAGGCAAATACCTATCCAAGCGATCAAGTTTATCCTCTTGATTATAGTTATTTAGCAGCCCTATTAGAACGGCTCACTCAGTTAGAAGCTCAAGTTATTGGAATTGATTATATTTTAGATGATAAAAAACAACAGAACAATCATTTTAAATTAAAAAAAACGATTGAAAATGCGGTTAAGCAAAAGACTTGGTTTGTCTTTGCTTCAGGAGAAGGTGAGTATACAAGGAGAAGCCGAGTCAGTCGAGAGATTGCCAGCCTTAATTGGAGTTTAGAAGGAGATATCTCGTCATTCAATTGGTACATGGAACTGTTGCCGGCAAACGTTGAGAGTAATCATATTTATCCGTTTGCTTATCTTTTAGCCTTAACTTATCGTTTAAATCAAGAACCCCCTCCTGGGATGCCGGCACCTAGTTTAAAAAATCAAACGCTCTTTCATGCTTCCCTTATGAACTATCTTGAGCGCAAAAATCTTAATAATCAATCCGTTAAATTTTTACAGCAACTACGCTTGCATCCGTTGGCTGAGTTTTCGCACAATTTTCTGCAATTATGGTTCTATCCAATTCTAGATTTTTCAATTCCCCCTACTGCTGCCTATCAAAGAGTTTCCGCCTGTAAATTACTAGGAGATTGTGAAGGAAAAGGAACCGTTCCTGAAACCTTTAAGAATCAAATTGTTCTGATTATTCCTGGCGGATATAAAGGTGCGGGTTTAGAAGGAAAAAATGAAGATAATTATGCCATTCCTTTAGCGATTGGATTTTGGCGAGGCTGGCAAGAAGAAAGATTTGCCGGCGGGGAAGCCCATGCTTATATGCTGCATCATTTTCTCACAAAAAGATTAGTGATTCCGATTCCGGATAGTTGGATAATTTTACTATTAGCATTATTCGGAAAATGGACAACCTTAATCTTACAAGATCGTCCCCAACAACGGCAGCAGTGGTTGTGGAAGTTAAGAGGAGCTACACTCATTTATTTTATCGCTTCCTTGCAAATTTATATCTCAGCAGGAATTTTATTGCCTTGGTTTTTACCCACGATATTATTTTGGAAGTATATTAAAGCTAACCAACAGGAGAAAGCATCATGA
- a CDS encoding DUF1822 family protein has translation MMNDLSDLTDDWVEFEGLTETISLEPAQYEQALELSEQAINDSRKWSIYLQALSLFSFEEWLQKREPGIAIESEQASVWQPQYTQVIDAICNLKVAKFKVCLIPTISFADEEVTVSRVIVDLPEFISHFYVIIGVEEKLELASILGFLRYDQLINYQSQLQPEADWTYQLPLAWFNRESDELLLYLQCLDPTAIPLPEMPANRQATLAQMQATLLTLLPQMRNRPLWDVLTWEQGVAVLTTPALLHWLYQFLTENTINVTEHLSELLQNLTQQAVNVREWLGNRVNEVMQNLYWQVLPAASPLRGSESISVSLSRTEEIPAQDLEAILIEISRSHQLEIPASAGRAYRDLTFGCRLRLFAVVWSLPEDEWTLLLILKVIAGTQPHHSITLQVSDQTEILAEELLEPDGNQDYIFTQVVGSYEDKFIATITSEIGEMQTLPPFEFSRE, from the coding sequence ATGATGAACGACTTGAGCGATTTAACAGATGATTGGGTGGAATTTGAAGGATTGACTGAGACAATTTCTCTAGAGCCGGCGCAATATGAGCAAGCTTTAGAACTGAGCGAACAGGCAATTAATGACAGCAGAAAGTGGTCGATTTACCTGCAAGCCTTGTCTCTGTTTAGTTTTGAAGAATGGCTACAGAAAAGAGAGCCAGGAATTGCCATAGAGAGCGAACAAGCTTCAGTTTGGCAACCTCAATACACACAAGTGATTGATGCTATTTGCAATTTAAAAGTTGCTAAATTTAAAGTTTGCCTGATTCCAACTATTTCTTTTGCTGACGAAGAAGTAACGGTTTCCAGAGTCATCGTAGATTTACCGGAATTTATTTCCCATTTTTATGTGATTATTGGAGTTGAAGAGAAATTAGAATTGGCTTCAATTTTAGGTTTCTTAAGATATGATCAACTAATAAATTATCAATCTCAATTACAACCGGAAGCCGACTGGACTTATCAACTTCCCTTAGCTTGGTTTAATCGGGAATCTGATGAACTGTTGCTTTATTTGCAATGTTTAGATCCAACTGCAATTCCTTTACCTGAAATGCCAGCGAATCGTCAAGCTACTTTAGCTCAGATGCAGGCAACACTATTAACATTATTACCCCAAATGCGTAACCGGCCTTTATGGGACGTTTTGACGTGGGAACAAGGAGTAGCAGTGCTAACAACGCCGGCTTTACTTCATTGGCTTTACCAATTTTTAACAGAAAATACAATAAATGTTACCGAGCATTTATCAGAATTATTGCAAAATTTAACTCAGCAAGCTGTAAATGTAAGAGAGTGGTTAGGCAATCGGGTGAATGAAGTGATGCAAAATTTGTATTGGCAAGTGTTGCCGGCAGCCTCACCCTTGCGCGGAAGTGAGTCAATCTCAGTTTCTCTTAGCAGAACTGAAGAAATCCCCGCCCAAGATTTAGAAGCAATTCTCATAGAAATTAGTCGTAGTCATCAGTTAGAAATTCCAGCAAGTGCCGGTCGCGCTTATAGAGACTTAACCTTCGGATGCCGGTTGCGACTTTTTGCTGTTGTTTGGTCTCTTCCAGAGGATGAGTGGACGTTGTTACTAATATTAAAAGTAATTGCCGGCACTCAACCACACCATAGCATTACGTTGCAAGTGAGTGATCAGACAGAAATTTTGGCAGAAGAATTGCTGGAACCTGACGGGAATCAGGATTATATTTTTACGCAAGTGGTGGGGAGTTATGAAGATAAATTTATAGCAACTATCACTTCGGAAATTGGGGAAATGCAAACCTTGCCCCCGTTTGAATTTTCCAGAGAGTAA
- a CDS encoding PAS domain S-box protein has protein sequence MKELERQTASQTAEEAAVERGIAEAREHFLELVRGLDAIVWEMDAATWKFTFVSDRAEAILGYPISQWDEEPNFWQHRLLHPEDRNGCVELFMCAISEGLDRQFQYRAIAADGRTVWLKDCLQVVRDKSGCVKLLRGVAVDITQEKLTEEENQQLLQERAARVEVEKVQEALCKSEERYRRLVEAICQIIWDTKAEGEFVNPQPGWSAFTGQSFDELKGWGWLNAIHPDDQAHTAAVWGAALANRTLYEVEHRLLRYDGEYRDMSVRAVPVLEADGSVREWVGVHTDITDRKRAENALKESEHRYAQILDSLQDMVFCKAANSVVVYANKAACNYYGKTQEELRGITDVPFNELDYTQQYLKDDLQVFTTGQPVEILEEPNVRADGQTRFFHTIKCPIFDTNGNVVEIVGVSRDITDRKQEGEVRERALAEAEAARAELQRVFMQAPAAIATTRGPSHITETLNPLYMQILGNRNIIGKPVREAFPDLEGQGFFELLDQVYATGIAFVGNEMPSVFDRKGDGVLEESFWNFVYQPLFDVDNQVYGIMTHAVEVTDQVRARQEIEKKAEELARLSEALERSNQELEQFAYVTSHDLKAPLRGIASLSEWIEEDMGEHLTRESRKHMILLRGRVHRMEALIEGILQYSRAGRLQVTETVNVKTLLSESIDLLAPPPEAKIIVEPEMPILKTERVPLQQVFMNLINNAIKHAQKSDICVRVGGRKVGKYYEFCVSDNGPGIAPEYHQKIWVIFQRLESRDKHEGTGIGLSVVKKIIESRGGKVWIESEVGAGAAFYFTWPKDLSGKL, from the coding sequence ATGAAGGAACTGGAGCGGCAAACAGCCTCACAAACAGCGGAGGAGGCAGCAGTTGAGCGAGGCATTGCTGAAGCCCGCGAACACTTCCTTGAGCTTGTGCGGGGACTCGATGCCATTGTGTGGGAGATGGATGCTGCTACATGGAAGTTCACCTTCGTCAGTGATCGTGCCGAAGCAATTCTTGGCTACCCTATCAGTCAGTGGGATGAGGAACCCAATTTCTGGCAACACCGGCTCCTCCATCCAGAAGATCGCAACGGGTGCGTTGAGTTGTTTATGTGCGCCATCAGTGAAGGGCTAGATCGCCAATTTCAATACCGGGCAATTGCCGCTGATGGACGCACTGTCTGGCTCAAAGATTGCCTGCAAGTTGTGCGCGACAAAAGCGGCTGCGTCAAGCTGTTGCGCGGTGTGGCAGTCGATATTACCCAAGAAAAACTCACTGAAGAAGAAAATCAGCAACTTTTGCAAGAACGCGCCGCACGAGTTGAAGTTGAGAAAGTTCAAGAAGCCCTTTGCAAAAGTGAAGAACGCTATCGCCGCCTTGTTGAAGCGATCTGTCAAATCATTTGGGACACCAAAGCTGAGGGTGAATTCGTTAACCCTCAGCCCGGTTGGAGTGCTTTCACCGGCCAAAGTTTTGACGAGTTGAAAGGCTGGGGCTGGCTCAATGCGATTCACCCTGATGATCAAGCGCACACTGCCGCCGTGTGGGGTGCTGCCCTTGCCAACCGCACCCTCTACGAGGTTGAACACCGGCTGTTGCGTTACGATGGCGAATACCGAGATATGAGCGTGCGGGCAGTGCCGGTGTTAGAAGCCGACGGCAGCGTTCGAGAGTGGGTTGGCGTTCACACCGATATTACCGACCGCAAACGCGCTGAAAATGCCCTCAAGGAAAGTGAACACCGCTACGCACAGATCCTTGATTCATTGCAAGATATGGTGTTTTGTAAAGCTGCCAACTCAGTCGTCGTCTACGCCAATAAAGCCGCTTGTAACTACTATGGAAAAACTCAGGAGGAGCTTCGCGGCATCACAGACGTACCTTTCAATGAACTCGATTATACCCAACAGTACCTTAAAGACGACTTGCAAGTTTTCACCACCGGCCAGCCGGTTGAAATATTAGAAGAACCCAACGTTCGCGCAGACGGTCAAACGCGTTTCTTTCACACAATTAAATGCCCCATCTTTGATACAAACGGCAATGTTGTTGAAATTGTAGGTGTTTCTCGCGACATCACCGACCGTAAGCAAGAGGGGGAGGTGCGAGAGCGAGCTTTAGCTGAAGCCGAAGCAGCACGTGCTGAACTGCAACGGGTATTTATGCAAGCGCCGGCAGCCATTGCAACCACGCGTGGGCCAAGCCATATTACAGAAACGTTGAACCCGCTATATATGCAGATTTTGGGTAATCGCAATATCATCGGCAAGCCGGTTCGTGAGGCATTTCCAGACTTGGAAGGGCAAGGTTTCTTTGAGTTATTAGATCAAGTTTATGCCACTGGAATCGCCTTTGTCGGCAACGAAATGCCGTCAGTTTTCGACCGTAAAGGGGATGGCGTTTTAGAAGAAAGCTTTTGGAATTTTGTCTACCAACCGTTATTCGATGTTGACAATCAAGTTTATGGCATTATGACCCACGCAGTCGAAGTCACTGACCAAGTACGAGCCAGACAAGAAATTGAGAAAAAAGCCGAGGAACTTGCTCGTTTAAGTGAAGCCTTGGAGCGCAGCAATCAAGAATTAGAGCAGTTTGCTTATGTCACTTCTCATGATTTAAAAGCACCCTTGCGAGGCATTGCAAGTTTATCGGAATGGATAGAAGAAGACATGGGAGAACACCTCACTAGAGAATCCCGCAAACACATGATTTTGCTGCGTGGGCGAGTTCACCGCATGGAAGCTTTGATTGAGGGAATTTTGCAATATTCTCGTGCCGGTCGCCTGCAAGTTACCGAGACGGTGAATGTTAAAACTTTGTTATCTGAATCAATCGATTTGCTCGCACCGCCCCCTGAAGCAAAGATTATCGTTGAGCCGGAAATGCCCATCCTAAAGACTGAGCGGGTGCCATTGCAGCAAGTATTTATGAACTTAATTAACAATGCGATCAAGCACGCACAAAAATCTGATATTTGTGTGCGAGTGGGAGGACGCAAAGTTGGAAAATATTATGAGTTCTGTGTCTCTGATAATGGCCCTGGAATTGCGCCTGAGTATCATCAAAAAATTTGGGTAATCTTTCAAAGGTTAGAATCACGAGATAAGCACGAAGGCACCGGCATTGGTCTTTCAGTGGTGAAGAAAATTATTGAAAGCCGAGGCGGCAAGGTTTGGATTGAGTCTGAAGTGGGTGCCGGCGCAGCTTTCTATTTTACATGGCCCAAAGACTTATCCGGGAAATTATAA
- a CDS encoding KGK domain-containing protein, producing MTDEFEVLNDKAEDLLNLVNKNDTTACWPYPIVKLSSISEILHKYLLSALNSREIFLNEGIPCELLKLGSSKWRKGRLKVKLVLEFYPDEPESPLDDIRQMIKDNPQQDSV from the coding sequence ATGACAGATGAATTTGAAGTATTAAATGATAAAGCTGAAGATCTTTTGAATTTAGTAAATAAGAATGATACTACCGCTTGCTGGCCATATCCTATAGTTAAACTTTCTAGTATCTCAGAGATTTTGCATAAATATTTGCTTAGTGCGTTAAATTCACGAGAAATTTTTCTAAATGAAGGGATTCCCTGCGAGTTATTAAAATTAGGTTCTTCAAAATGGCGGAAAGGCAGATTAAAAGTTAAATTAGTTTTAGAATTTTATCCAGATGAACCCGAATCACCGCTAGATGATATTCGGCAAATGATTAAAGATAACCCTCAGCAAGACTCTGTCTAA
- a CDS encoding DUF72 domain-containing protein, with amino-acid sequence MNFFIGCAVWAYKGWVGELYPPASKPKDFLQLYSRRFTTVEGNTTFYAIPDKETVARWKAETPKGFEFCLKLPRDLTHNGLLQSSIPAALKFLEQMQELGNRLGPIFAQLPPSYSPELLDDLTGFLEAWPRNAPLALEVRHADWFKEPHIGKLNAVLQDLGIGRVLLDTRPVYSSPEDAQLHLYRRKPQLPVQPTITAPFSLIRFISHPSRQYNQEFLEEWVSLVDGYLRQGIRVYFFVHCPVDEKSPGTARYFQQLLEQQNAPVPALPWDTIEQTPTQLNLF; translated from the coding sequence ATGAACTTCTTTATTGGGTGCGCGGTTTGGGCTTATAAAGGCTGGGTGGGAGAACTTTATCCACCGGCATCTAAACCAAAAGACTTTTTGCAACTATATAGCCGGCGATTTACAACTGTTGAAGGCAACACCACATTTTACGCGATTCCAGATAAAGAAACCGTTGCACGATGGAAAGCAGAAACACCGAAAGGTTTTGAATTTTGTCTCAAATTGCCGCGAGATTTAACCCATAACGGTTTGCTGCAATCTTCCATACCGGCAGCTTTAAAATTTTTAGAACAAATGCAAGAATTGGGCAATCGTCTCGGCCCGATCTTCGCCCAACTTCCCCCCAGCTACAGCCCAGAATTACTCGACGATCTCACCGGCTTTCTTGAAGCTTGGCCGCGAAATGCCCCCTTAGCCTTAGAAGTGCGTCATGCTGACTGGTTCAAAGAACCTCACATCGGCAAATTAAATGCAGTTTTGCAAGACTTAGGCATTGGGCGAGTATTGCTAGATACTAGACCTGTTTATAGCAGTCCAGAGGACGCCCAGTTGCATTTATACCGGCGCAAACCCCAACTGCCGGTGCAACCCACGATCACAGCACCCTTTAGCCTGATCCGCTTTATCAGCCATCCCAGCCGGCAGTACAACCAAGAATTTTTAGAGGAATGGGTTTCCTTAGTTGATGGATACTTGCGTCAAGGCATCCGGGTTTATTTCTTTGTCCACTGCCCAGTTGATGAAAAATCACCCGGAACCGCCCGTTATTTCCAACAGTTACTTGAACAGCAGAATGCGCCGGTGCCGGCACTTCCTTGGGACACGATTGAGCAGACACCGACTCAGTTAAATTTGTTTTGA
- a CDS encoding T3SS effector HopA1 family protein, translating to MQFPPTLQETLHDIADNIQIESSEFRISHSYYLPIETPAATVAQLQKMPREIQDKYLNSELLKFIHSIYFEGSRIREVSPGIKTNEQIIQEIDSREIDWEFYEQLDKNNKGRGWFHPGYRIIRQEVDGSLAVEFDGVMLHIQRERHLPLALQSATVSEPVAISLPSSFINGNRYRANGDGIGGVPPLKFYSDGIVVYFNFSPEAAVWAMKCVTTKLNEVKIPFAFEVLHNPLNYRLYNSGFLKFPFNPDESYQYKEILLPVLQAIYAENKCHFQKQVPIFTKALAPGIGLAEHPASELQFGLQQQFGENRCEIVANAMLEAHQNGDESKEARMKYIIQHFERLGLDPERPYLNPNSEDIYTPLG from the coding sequence ATGCAATTCCCACCCACTTTACAGGAGACTTTACATGATATTGCTGACAATATTCAAATAGAATCCTCCGAATTCCGCATCAGTCATTCTTACTATCTTCCTATAGAAACTCCTGCTGCTACTGTGGCACAACTGCAAAAAATGCCGAGGGAAATTCAGGATAAGTATTTAAACTCGGAGTTATTAAAATTTATACATAGCATTTACTTTGAAGGTTCGCGTATCAGAGAAGTAAGCCCAGGAATTAAGACGAACGAACAAATTATACAAGAAATAGATTCCCGAGAAATAGACTGGGAATTTTATGAACAACTGGACAAGAACAATAAAGGGAGAGGTTGGTTTCATCCAGGATACCGCATCATAAGACAGGAAGTTGATGGTAGCCTTGCCGTAGAATTCGATGGTGTGATGCTACACATCCAGCGAGAGCGTCATCTTCCTTTAGCCTTGCAATCAGCTACTGTAAGCGAGCCAGTAGCAATATCGTTACCTTCTAGCTTTATTAATGGAAATAGGTATAGAGCAAATGGCGATGGCATAGGTGGTGTACCCCCTCTAAAGTTTTACAGTGACGGAATAGTTGTTTATTTCAACTTCAGCCCTGAAGCTGCTGTTTGGGCTATGAAGTGCGTAACTACAAAATTGAATGAAGTAAAAATCCCCTTCGCCTTCGAGGTATTACACAACCCTTTGAACTACAGATTGTATAACTCAGGATTCCTCAAGTTTCCTTTTAACCCAGACGAGTCTTACCAATACAAAGAAATTCTTTTACCAGTCTTACAAGCGATTTATGCAGAAAATAAATGCCATTTTCAGAAGCAGGTTCCCATATTTACCAAAGCACTCGCGCCTGGTATTGGGTTAGCCGAGCATCCTGCTTCTGAACTACAGTTCGGACTGCAACAACAGTTTGGAGAAAACCGCTGCGAAATTGTTGCCAATGCAATGCTTGAAGCTCATCAAAACGGTGATGAATCAAAAGAAGCTCGGATGAAATATATCATCCAACACTTTGAGCGCTTGGGGCTTGACCCAGAGCGTCCCTATCTCAATCCTAACTCGGAAGATATCTACACACCATTGGGCTAG